Within the Naumovozyma castellii chromosome 1, complete genome genome, the region TATTTAAAACCTTCTCTAGCACTATGCATGTGAACCCATTACCAAGGTAATAATTGTAAATATCTTGTAAAAAGACATCTAAATTGTCCACATTTGCCCATTTCCAGAGAGCTTTTTCCTTGCGGCTTAGCGTGTTAATCTTATTTGCGGGAGTATTGTTTAGGATAGAAACGTTCTTGAGAATATTTGGccttttcaatgaaaacCTTGTTTTAGCTGTAGAAgtatttccaaaaataaaactcCTACTTCCGGTATTGCCATGTATAGGttcaacatcttcaaaaaaggAACGCATTCCATTTCTTAATTGCTTTCTTGATTGATGTTCTGCAGGTGACGTAAATAAACTTTGCTCCCGCTTCTTATTCTGTTTTGTATTACCGTTATTTTGAGTAACTCGCTGAAAGAATTGAGGATATCGATTAGATGGTTCAACCTTTAACCTTTTGTCGAACAAGGGTCGGtcttcttcaccatcaGCATCGTCCTCATTTGCTAGATTAGTTTCTTCGTCAGAAGATAATTGCCCAATCTTTTGTATTGAGCTAAATTTGGTTTCGTCACCTCTATGTACATGAAATGATTTATCTGTAGTTAGTGGTGGAACAAATAGACTGTCTTTAGACCTATTATCTTCATGCTCATGCTCACGCTCATGttcatcttcgtcttcGTCTTCGGCTTCACCTTCCTCGGAACTAGTTTCTTGATCAGATTCTGGCACCCGCATTTGATCTTCGCCTGTAGAatgttcattttcatctatGGTATTCATCTGGAAAGTACTCATATCCTGCGTATGTATAGACGTACGGATATCGTCAGATTGCAGTCCGAAAATTCTGGATAAAAATGTATTATTGGGAATTTTTGAGCCATGGTCCTGAAGTGCATCATCTTGGTCACTCATGATAAACCTTTTTATCAATGTTACTGCTTGTATTGCTCACTGTTGGGTGTTTTATATTGTAGAGGCTCTTATGAatcaacaatttgaaatacGACTTCCTCACCCTTTAAATCGTTACCCGCAAAAACTAATAATTTAGCCGCCCAACTAATGCCAATATGTTTCTTGAGTGAATAGCATATATAATGTTAATGTAGTTTATATATAACTATGAACCCTCTATGGAAATCTGGGTGTAACTACAACTTTCCCTTCAATACGGCCCAAAAGTTCCACGGATGGTTGCTCGTCGGATGCGTTTAATGAGACAACGTCTTGCAAGAAAGTGGATTCTGCACCTCTCCCTACGTCCATTATGGTGTTACCAATCTTCATGGTGATCTTTCCAGATTTATGTACCCTGATACTACCAAGATCCCCAATTAATTCATCCTGTGGAGTATCCTGTATTTCTTTACTCTTCTTAcctttttgttttgtatccttcttctttggctTCTTCGCTTGCTTCGTAGTATCCTTTTCTGTAATATCTTCAGCATCTAGAGCCATGTCGTTAGTATCTTCAGATTCCTTTTTCTTAATACGTGTCATTTCAAACTGCGGTAGTTTAGTGGGTAATTGGAATAACATGAACCTGTTTGGTTTATCATTGATCCTTTGCAGTTTCTGTAGTATATGCTTGTAGTCATTGGATAAAACGGTCAACTCTTCTGCCACttctttttcatcaatggattGAAAATCATCTTGAAGGCGTAATACATCCAATCTATCTTGTAACTTAGTATCTTTTTCCGTCAAACGTCTTTGCAACTCTGTTCCGTCTCCAAAGGCTGATTGCTCTATTTTTATTTCTGGAACCGTTGGGGTAGCCTCCCTCGTAGGTGCGTCAGAAAGTGACTCTTTAAGTTCGCTCTTAGCTTGCTCAACGTCTCCATGTCTAACACGAACAGGTCTTACAGGGAATAATTGCTCTATACGTTTAGCTTGCAAGGCACTATCGTCCATATCcccatcatcatcactgataacttcaatatcttcagtGGTATTATGTGTCGTATATTCTCTTCCCATATTGAACCTAGTTTTGGTCTTAGattctttctttccatcatcatcttctttgtAATCTTTATCCATATTGACATTATCATCCGATTCTGAATCTCCagcatcattttcaatgcTCTCTAACCCTTTGCGAACCAACGAGGATCCAGAACCTTCCATTTTAACAAAACCTCTTCTATCACTACCTTTATCGCCACCAATGAAGTTCCCGGCAGCAAGGGGACCAGTCGAAATGACATGCGTATTACTTAAGAACTTCGCGGCTCTCCTCTGTTTATTATCTACACCACCCTGAGCCCTTTTATTCCCCTGATTGTTGCCTCTTTtatcatatttcttcttaccAATGACGTCCTCAGATGTTAACATGGGAGCTGAAGCTTCTCGTTCTTCCTTGCTTCTTCTGGCAATAGCCTTTGGCttgaatttcaaagttGGCTTTGGTTTGCCATCAGcattattctttaaagttGGCAGGCGGCCCGTTCCACTCATTATATCTTAGATTACTTCAATTGTTAGCAGATCAATTAACCAATCTGGatttttgttgttcttaTTCTCAtcgatttttcaaaagtgaaaaattttataGTAGCGAAAAAAAAGTAGAAAGGATTgctcatctcatctcattGTAGAACCATAATAGACGACAAACAACAAAGGAATATTGTGTTAGTATGGTGAGGAAAGGATCtcaaaagaggaaacaagCTAAGTctcaagaagaattggatcCATACGGGTTGAATGAAGTTGATGATTTTGCTtccaagaaggaaagagTGTTACTGGAGCAATCGACCTTAGGTGATAGACGTCATGTTTCTGATGACGATGACCTAggagatgatgaagaggaagaagttTTGCATGTAAGTGATACTGATGATTCTGATGAATCCGAAAGTGAATATGAACagcaagaagaagaacaagactTGGACGGCGCTGAGGCTTACAGGAAAGTCTTTGGCAGAAAGCTTGACCTTGATCAACctgttgaagatgaagaaggtggCATGCTAGGCAATGAAGAGGCATGGGGATCTAAGGGAGAATACTATGGTGCAGACgatttggatgatgaagaaaccGCAAAGGAAATCGAACAGGAAGCTCTACGTCAACAGAAGAAGCATCTGCAAGAATTAAACATGAATGATTATCTAGATGATGAAGTGGAAGAAGAATGGGTCAAAAGTGCAAAAGAATTTGACATTGGTGAGTTCCAAAGCTCAACCAAACAAAGTGATAGCACTATTTCCATTAAAGATATACTCAATATGCAAGATGATGCCAAACTTGAATATCTGAAAACAATGTTCCCAGAATTCATGCCATTATGTAAAGAATTAGCGAACTTATCAGAAGTGCTGAGTGATCTAGAAGCAAAAGAGGAATCTGAATTTAATCGGTTGAAGATAATGGCGTTATGCACGTATCTTGGTACtatttcatcatatttCGGTATCCTATTACACGAACTAcatgaaaatgaagatttctCTACGATGAAGGACCATCCTGTGATGGAAGCTATCTTAATGTCGAAAGAAGTGTGGAGACAGGCGAAGGAATTACCAGAAGATTTCGACCAAACTACTACTCATGATGATATTGTAGAGGGTcaagaagatgaggaaattgaacaagAGCAACTCAGTGAAGACGATATCAATGATATCAGTGAGCTCGATGAAGACATGCACATTAATTCCGATGGTTACAAGAACGATGAAGAAAGCAACAAGCAAGAAGATGACGACGATGTGGATTTGGATGATTTCGAGGAATATGTTGCACAATCTCGTGTCCCtaagaagaaactgaatAAGCAAGATATATCAAAGGAGATCACTGATGACTATATCGAATCTGATATGGCAGATGTCGATGcacaagagaagaaatcaCGTAGGAGAACCTTACGTTTTTACACTTCTAAAATTGATCAACAAGAGAATAAGAAGATTGACAAATTTAAGggagatgatgatattcCATATAAGGAAAGATTCTTTGAAAGGCAGCAACGTCTACTGGAGGAAGCTCGTAAGCGTGGTCTAAATGACCCCAATGCTATTCCATTGGATGACAATGAATACAATTCTGCCGATGAAAATACTTCTAAGTCCGTAAATAGCCAAAGCGAAAACGACTATTATAAGCAAATTCAACTTGGTAGACAGGGAAGAAAGACTTCAAGAACAAATGCTCATAGGAATGCTGTGCTGGCAGCTAGAGAAGGTAAGTTGGCTGAACTTGCTGAAGAAGTTGGTGATGATGGAAAGCGTGCTGTCAACTACCAAATTCTAAAGAACAAGGGTTTAACTccaaaaagaaacaaagacAACAGAAACTCACGTGtcaagaagagaaagaagtACGAGAAGGCACAAAAGAAACTCAAATCGGTTCGTGCTGTCTATTCAGGTGGTCAATCTGGTGTATATGAAGGTGAAAAGACTGGTattaagaagaatttgacAAGATCagtaaaatttaaaaattagAATGCATAAGAACGGAAAGAGAGGTTCATATTAAGGAATATAGAAGTTTTGTATAGTATTAGATAGGTTCAATATAGTTTAGTATTAATATACTATGGTTGATATTCCTCATTTTCCAAGGTACCACACTCGTTTAAGATTGAAGCTAATTTTTGtcttaattctttttcGGTTAAGGTGTAGTCAAGATCTAGATCCCAACAGAggaattttttaattatttcttggttattttgaaaaattgtaaGTTCGTCCTTCGAAAGTCTCCTACAATAATCAATAACATCATATCCATCATTCCTTATCGAAGTTAGTTCCTCGGCTCTTTTCACGATACTCTCTTTTATGCCACATATTTTCGCACAGTAAACTCCAAACGACTGTCTTGATATACCCTCCTTAATTCGATACAAGAATGTTATTCCCACGTTTTTGCATAAAGTATCCCGAGAACTAGAAATGTGTGCTTGATTTAGCAACACTTGTGTCATATAATAATTAACTCCGGGGAAAGCTTCATCTAAAACATCTGTATTGAATAACTCATGAAAATGTGTACATGCTAATACTCTTGGACAATCTTTGCTTTCTGCTAGCTGTTGTATAATAGCGCCAAAGAGCGAGGGTCCATCGATTATATCCGTACCTTTGccaaattcatcaattagTATAAGACTTTTCTTACTCATTTGAGAGAGACACCTTGCCATTTGCAATGAATCTAACTCGAATGAGCTTTTTAGTAGTGAGACAGTATCTTGGGTCCTTGTTCTAGTTAAGATTCTATCCACCAGTCCAATTCTTGCAGAATCGCATGGAACAAAACATCCGATATGGGCCAAATAAACTATTAGTCCTGTTTGAATCAGAAAAACAGATTTTCCGGAGGCGTTAGCACCTGTAATAATACCTATACGCTTGTTACCCTCTCGACTCCATGAAGTATCATCAAAACTACCACCAAGCAGTTCCAAATCATTTGGGATATAGGTATCGACAATATTCTCGTATAACGGATGCCTACCAGATTTGATATCAAGTACACATTCATCTTCGGACAATTCTGGCCTGACATAGCCATTTCTCTGGGAAATATAAGCAAAAGACACAAGAACTTCCAACTGAgcaaataattgaaaatactCCATCAATTTTAACCTTTCTTTGATAACGCATTCTTGTAATGAATGCAAAACCTCCACCTCGAGATCTGATATGGACGCATAGATATCACCATATTTCTGGTCAAGTTGTAAGACGGCCTCGTTTTTATAAAATAGATCAGTGTTGGTTCGAAAAACCTCATTCCATCCCAGTTGTGTCGTGATGTCAGATAGTTCTTGAATAACTGAATCTACCGTAACTAAATACCCCAATTGAGGAATGTAGACTGCATTAACAATCTTGTCTCTGGTCATATCAGGACTTACATTTCTCTCCATCaagttttgaaataaatcattttctgCCTGTTTTGCAATTTCTGTTAGAATCACCTCAAGCTCATTATAAATCAGCTTATGCTGATCTAATCTTTCATTTATTCCTTCTATTAAAACAATTTCCTTGTTGTATTTGGAAGTTTCAAAGTCAATGGTCTGTTTAACTTTTCTCAATAAAGTTTTAAAAACAGTTAAATCGACATTAGAAATAATCCTTCGTATTAAATTCTCTGAGGTTGAAACAATATCTAATTTGGAAAGGCAGTCAGTAAGTCGAATAGCTCTCTCAAGAAACTGAACCAAGTTGGTCCATATTGTTACAGATTCATTACCATGCTGGAGCtgtttcaatatattgaacAAATCTGGGAATCCTTTAAAAATTTCCTGAATTTCctcaaaaaataaactattatttttcCCAAGAAATATATCAACGACATCATATCTAGTTTCtatttcctttttctttctcaatGGAGCTAATAACCATGACTTGAGGATGTTTTTGGAATATCCGTTTGAAACATGATTCAATAATTCCAGAATACTCATATCTCTCTTCCCAATGGTTTTGTCAGTACCtgttttcttgaagataGGCAAGATCTGAAGTGATTTCAAagtattttcatcaattaataacACATTAGAAAGATCTATAGATTCAACATGTAGGATAGGGTTAGATATATCATGTGTTCTTCCAGAAGAATATGTattcaaatcatccaaCTCTGCATGttttttataatttgtAAGGATACATCTTACGGTCGAGCCCGTAATCTCTGTTGAATTATCCACACTCTCCACAATCCCGCATAAAAGTGACATACTGCGATTGTCATTTAATGATTGAGCATTTAAAAGATCTGTTTTCTTGAACGAATTTGTTGCTTGCAGTTCTATTCGGCAGTTAATTTCAGCACAGGCTTTTTTGATGAAACTGTAAAGGTTTTCCTCCAGTCGTAATGAGAGTAAACATAAGGTTGCGGAACATTCCCAAATAAGCGATTTGATGACCAAATATAAGTCATCTAATAACCCACTCAATTCATTAGGAGCACTCTGCAAGGGAGCACTTGGTAAATTAAGACTATAGTCTCTGTTCAACAGCTTTAACGTCTGCGTATGACAATCTAGTATTGAACACCCCAGTCTCCCTTTATTGATATCCAAGCATATTACCACTTCATCATTGTAATCAAATGAGTAATTAACAGAATGATCTGGAAATTCTGTTTCACTGTTGGTGGTAAAATCTTTCACCATTGTTTGTTTTGCCTCATCTTTCTCCACTTCTACTTAAATTCTCGCCACCTTCAATATATACTTTCGAGTTAGATAGCCGCTAACGGTTCGGCTCGTGGAAACCGTGCAGGTACTATAACGAAAACTATGCACATGGAAGTAATGTTAATGTTtatatgaaaaaattatgCCTATCTAAAATGTATGTGGTAAGGGGGACTCGGTTATTTCAACCGCAACGTGGTTCCTGTTGTTCAACTCTCCTGGAAGCATCAAGAATCCAATTGCTCACAATTTGGGAAGAATAATGCTGGCTTTTATGAGAATATTTCTCCCAAATTACTTTATGGTATCTGCTAGGGTCTCTacaattttccaaaattaaCTTTGCCAATGGGAAAATCTGGTCATAAGTGTAATTCGAATAGAAAACATGCGCTGAGGACCATGTATCACAACCAAGAATAATCATACTCAAGAAATATGATCCCGCAGCTAACCAACTTGGTTCAGCATCGACTAGTCTCGGATCCATAATAGTAGACtctaataaatattttgccaGGGTTCTTGTTTCATGTTCGTAATCATCTGCTTTACTTACTCTTCGTAAAAATGACATAGGGCCAGGCCAACCCAGTTCAAACTCTAACACATTCAGTATCAATCTTTCGGCAGTTAAGATGTCTTGTTTACTATATGCTTCGTTCAACATGTATATTATATCATTTAATGTTGGGcaattaatttcttcatatttGGATGCAATGAACAGAGCAGCTGCCGCTATCAATTGGAATTTATTCAAAGCTATCTCTTGATTTGATAGAAATCTATCAATTATATTCACAGTTAAATACAAAGTCTCTGGAAGCAATCTAAATCGAAGATGTACCTCCACAATCCATTCAATAACTGTTGATCTATGTGTCCATTTTAGGTGTGGTTGTAATTGCATGTATTGAGGATTCGGTCTCAGACGAGTTTCTAAACTTCTTAAATATGGGAAAATGTCATTGGTAAGTTCAGGAACCATCACAACGTCATATGAATCTTCGTCGTTAGGATCGGGTGAACTcctgaaatatttcttgttaACATGCTTCAGCAGCATTTCATCGTTTGCTGTACGTGTCAATCGCAGTGGCTCATTAACTTTTCCAGCCTTTACTTTATTAAGGTTCAATTTCTCATCGCATTGAGTCTCACTGTCCATGTCTCCATTGGTATTGATCTGCTTAGCTCCATTCTGAGACTGAACCTTCGTTAGACTTGTTGACGATGAGGTTGTCGGATATGATTTGTTGTTCACTTGTGATGTGACATCACTTAAAGCAACTCGGTGTTGAGAATTGCCCGTTTTTAACTTATTCAGATCTTCCTCTGGTGggatattttcttttttgagAGCTACTGAGCTCATGGAATAAGATATATGATGCATTGGTCGTAACTGTAATTTAGTTAATATTTTCGATCGGATTTTTCTGGTGATCTCGTGAAATATTCTAGCAAAAAATgttaattcaaaattctgTCAGCTATGTTTAATATGTTTTAATATTCAGGATGTCCCTGATCAATCAGTTGTTTTGGCTTGTTATTTAGTAActtgttcaattgaaatattttcttcattgttttgttttttcgCTCGTGTTTATACAATTCCTAAACAGGAACTTTGTGGGGGTTGGGTGTGTCATGTTGAACGCCCGCGTCACTAAATTGTATGTTTACAAAATTCTATTACATAATTCAATCTTATACAAAAGTcaatcttcatctttgCTCTTTAACTCATTGGTAAATAAAAACGCCTTACCACTGGAGTTCCCACCAACAATCCAATTCTGTAAAGGATGCCATGATATAACTGCCGGAACAGTCGCTGTGGTTAGATGAGCTAACTGTTCTCCTGAACTCGTGTAAATATCTATGGCCCTACTCATATTAGCTATAGCGAACACATTCTTATTTGGTTTAAATCTAGCCTTCAATATACTTGTCCATCTACCTGTTTGACAATTATGTTTTAAGGTTAGTTTAGGTTGCAAATCTTCAGGTAACTTTGGTTCTTTCACATCAAATAGTCTTATTGTATCATCATAGCCATTACAAACAAGAGTACCATCAGTTGGAGAATAAGAAACACCTGATACACTTAACCTTGAATCATAGGTGGACACTATTTCATGGCTTGGAAAGTCTTCGTATTGAGACCAATCAGGCTTTTctataatttttctaatatcccaaattttcaaagtcCTATCAAGAGAACCCGTTGCAATTTCATAGGGACGCTGGGGATTAATACACATTgatccaatttttttatccGCCAATCGCTTTAGATCCACCtctatatttttcattcttaaGTCCAATTTAGTAAATTCCCCGCTTAGTGTTGTCAAGAGAAGAAGGTTTGGATTATCATAACTGAATTGACAGTCACTGATTCCTAATGGATCGTCATATTCGTTTTTTAAAGTCAATATATCTGCACTATCCAAATTGTTTAGATCAACGGAACGGATAGAACCATCATAAGATGTCAATAAGATCTTTGAAGTATCTGTGGGGAAACAGTCGATCCTCCCCACgtttttattaaatagCTTGACCCGAGTAATTTCAGGCTCTTCAAGTTCATCTTCTATTGGATCATCTCGAACATTCCAGAAGCCAACATTACCTGACGTATCTCCTGCTACAATAAGTTTCTTTTCCACAGAGGGATGGAAATAAATAGCTGAAATTCTCTCATATACAatcttaatttcatttggtTGAAATACATCATACAAATTTAAGTCAAATTCTTTCAGTTGCTCATCTATATCGGGGGTTAATTTCGAATCtgtttgatattttttcaattcattgaagaaatcgC harbors:
- the RPC53 gene encoding DNA-directed RNA polymerase III subunit C53 (ancestral locus Anc_7.329), producing MSGTGRLPTLKNNADGKPKPTLKFKPKAIARRSKEEREASAPMLTSEDVIGKKKYDKRGNNQGNKRAQGGVDNKQRRAAKFLSNTHVISTGPLAAGNFIGGDKGSDRRGFVKMEGSGSSLVRKGLESIENDAGDSESDDNVNMDKDYKEDDDGKKESKTKTRFNMGREYTTHNTTEDIEVISDDDGDMDDSALQAKRIEQLFPVRPVRVRHGDVEQAKSELKESLSDAPTREATPTVPEIKIEQSAFGDGTELQRRLTEKDTKLQDRLDVLRLQDDFQSIDEKEVAEELTVLSNDYKHILQKLQRINDKPNRFMLFQLPTKLPQFEMTRIKKKESEDTNDMALDAEDITEKDTTKQAKKPKKKDTKQKGKKSKEIQDTPQDELIGDLGSIRVHKSGKITMKIGNTIMDVGRGAESTFLQDVVSLNASDEQPSVELLGRIEGKVVVTPRFP
- the MSH5 gene encoding MutS family protein MSH5 (ancestral locus Anc_7.331): MVKDFTTNSETEFPDHSVNYSFDYNDEVVICLDINKGRLGCSILDCHTQTLKLLNRDYSLNLPSAPLQSAPNELSGLLDDLYLVIKSLIWECSATLCLLSLRLEENLYSFIKKACAEINCRIELQATNSFKKTDLLNAQSLNDNRSMSLLCGIVESVDNSTEITGSTVRCILTNYKKHAELDDLNTYSSGRTHDISNPILHVESIDLSNVLLIDENTLKSLQILPIFKKTGTDKTIGKRDMSILELLNHVSNGYSKNILKSWLLAPLRKKKEIETRYDVVDIFLGKNNSLFFEEIQEIFKGFPDLFNILKQLQHGNESVTIWTNLVQFLERAIRLTDCLSKLDIVSTSENLIRRIISNVDLTVFKTLLRKVKQTIDFETSKYNKEIVLIEGINERLDQHKLIYNELEVILTEIAKQAENDLFQNLMERNVSPDMTRDKIVNAVYIPQLGYLVTVDSVIQELSDITTQLGWNEVFRTNTDLFYKNEAVLQLDQKYGDIYASISDLEVEVLHSLQECVIKERLKLMEYFQLFAQLEVLVSFAYISQRNGYVRPELSEDECVLDIKSGRHPLYENIVDTYIPNDLELLGGSFDDTSWSREGNKRIGIITGANASGKSVFLIQTGLIVYLAHIGCFVPCDSARIGLVDRILTRTRTQDTVSLLKSSFELDSLQMARCLSQMSKKSLILIDEFGKGTDIIDGPSLFGAIIQQLAESKDCPRVLACTHFHELFNTDVLDEAFPGVNYYMTQVLLNQAHISSSRDTLCKNVGITFLYRIKEGISRQSFGVYCAKICGIKESIVKRAEELTSIRNDGYDVIDYCRRLSKDELTIFQNNQEIIKKFLCWDLDLDYTLTEKELRQKLASILNECGTLENEEYQP
- the CMR1 gene encoding Cmr1p (ancestral locus Anc_7.333) codes for the protein MVEFTEFQRKRQENIKRNNDLLKKLNLSNKASQIKREAGVQVDDIHAKKKKPNAKPRTRKTAVKEKTPVGPVRRSRRLRGETVDTNGIPNVNDNQLMKMNHNGNVKEEELDESYKDMKIVGDIKLSDLIKDEDDSAILKKFKSIANVSSGDFFNELKKYQTDSKLTPDIDEQLKEFDLNLYDVFQPNEIKIVYERISAIYFHPSVEKKLIVAGDTSGNVGFWNVRDDPIEDELEEPEITRVKLFNKNVGRIDCFPTDTSKILLTSYDGSIRSVDLNNLDSADILTLKNEYDDPLGISDCQFSYDNPNLLLLTTLSGEFTKLDLRMKNIEVDLKRLADKKIGSMCINPQRPYEIATGSLDRTLKIWDIRKIIEKPDWSQYEDFPSHEIVSTYDSRLSVSGVSYSPTDGTLVCNGYDDTIRLFDVKEPKLPEDLQPKLTLKHNCQTGRWTSILKARFKPNKNVFAIANMSRAIDIYTSSGEQLAHLTTATVPAVISWHPLQNWIVGGNSSGKAFLFTNELKSKDED
- the CLB3 gene encoding B-type cyclin CLB3 (ancestral locus Anc_7.332), with protein sequence MHHISYSMSSVALKKENIPPEEDLNKLKTGNSQHRVALSDVTSQVNNKSYPTTSSSTSLTKVQSQNGAKQINTNGDMDSETQCDEKLNLNKVKAGKVNEPLRLTRTANDEMLLKHVNKKYFRSSPDPNDEDSYDVVMVPELTNDIFPYLRSLETRLRPNPQYMQLQPHLKWTHRSTVIEWIVEVHLRFRLLPETLYLTVNIIDRFLSNQEIALNKFQLIAAAALFIASKYEEINCPTLNDIIYMLNEAYSKQDILTAERLILNVLEFELGWPGPMSFLRRVSKADDYEHETRTLAKYLLESTIMDPRLVDAEPSWLAAGSYFLSMIILGCDTWSSAHVFYSNYTYDQIFPLAKLILENCRDPSRYHKVIWEKYSHKSQHYSSQIVSNWILDASRRVEQQEPRCG
- the SAS10 gene encoding rRNA-processing protein SAS10 (ancestral locus Anc_7.330) translates to MVRKGSQKRKQAKSQEELDPYGLNEVDDFASKKERVLLEQSTLGDRRHVSDDDDLGDDEEEEVLHVSDTDDSDESESEYEQQEEEQDLDGAEAYRKVFGRKLDLDQPVEDEEGGMLGNEEAWGSKGEYYGADDLDDEETAKEIEQEALRQQKKHLQELNMNDYLDDEVEEEWVKSAKEFDIGEFQSSTKQSDSTISIKDILNMQDDAKLEYLKTMFPEFMPLCKELANLSEVLSDLEAKEESEFNRLKIMALCTYLGTISSYFGILLHELHENEDFSTMKDHPVMEAILMSKEVWRQAKELPEDFDQTTTHDDIVEGQEDEEIEQEQLSEDDINDISELDEDMHINSDGYKNDEESNKQEDDDDVDLDDFEEYVAQSRVPKKKLNKQDISKEITDDYIESDMADVDAQEKKSRRRTLRFYTSKIDQQENKKIDKFKGDDDIPYKERFFERQQRLLEEARKRGLNDPNAIPLDDNEYNSADENTSKSVNSQSENDYYKQIQLGRQGRKTSRTNAHRNAVLAAREGKLAELAEEVGDDGKRAVNYQILKNKGLTPKRNKDNRNSRVKKRKKYEKAQKKLKSVRAVYSGGQSGVYEGEKTGIKKNLTRSVKFKN